One window of the Haloarcula halobia genome contains the following:
- a CDS encoding helix-turn-helix domain-containing protein produces the protein MQRLTLTELHELSSGTDPATSELTAPQREALLLAYEMGYFDEPRAATLEDIAARLDISRQAVANRLRRGHRALIRKMLSETG, from the coding sequence GTGCAGAGACTCACGCTGACGGAACTGCACGAGCTCTCCTCGGGCACCGACCCGGCGACGTCCGAGCTGACGGCGCCGCAACGCGAGGCACTCCTGCTGGCATACGAGATGGGGTACTTCGACGAACCAAGGGCGGCGACGCTGGAGGACATCGCAGCCCGACTCGACATCTCCCGACAGGCCGTCGCGAACCGCCTGCGGCGCGGCCACCGGGCGCTCATCCGCAAGATGCTGTCCGAAACCGGATGA
- a CDS encoding endonuclease III domain-containing protein, whose translation MDDPEPDRNISGGETGGGTARAFDHGTDATRAEAVVDRLGDLYWQKTYGGQPAFECLVRTILSQNTSDAASQPANDALLEAYGDEDLAASLAGADQQRVAETIESAGLYNQKSARIVALAELVVDEYGGADGFDEYVKTSDSGAVRDCLLELNGVGPKTADCVLLFAGGRPGVFPVDTHVHRIARRMGLAPADADHETVREHLERAIPGEKCGFGHTAMIQFGREYCTARKPACLDDPDACPLAGLCDQVGVYPTAGEVVDPSETD comes from the coding sequence ATGGACGACCCCGAACCCGACCGGAACATCAGCGGCGGCGAGACGGGTGGCGGCACGGCGCGAGCGTTCGACCACGGGACCGACGCCACCCGCGCCGAGGCCGTCGTCGACCGACTGGGCGACCTCTACTGGCAGAAGACCTACGGCGGCCAGCCCGCCTTCGAGTGTCTGGTCCGGACGATCCTCAGTCAGAACACCTCCGACGCCGCCAGCCAGCCGGCCAACGACGCGCTGCTGGAGGCCTACGGCGACGAGGACCTGGCGGCGTCGCTCGCCGGGGCAGACCAGCAGCGGGTGGCCGAGACCATCGAGTCGGCGGGCCTGTACAACCAGAAGTCGGCGCGCATCGTCGCGCTGGCCGAGCTGGTGGTCGACGAGTACGGCGGCGCCGACGGCTTCGACGAGTACGTCAAGACGAGTGACTCCGGTGCGGTTCGGGACTGCCTGCTCGAGTTGAACGGCGTCGGCCCGAAGACCGCCGACTGCGTCCTGCTGTTCGCGGGCGGTCGCCCGGGCGTCTTCCCCGTCGACACGCACGTCCACCGCATCGCCCGGCGGATGGGGCTCGCCCCGGCTGACGCGGACCACGAGACCGTTCGCGAGCACCTGGAGCGGGCCATCCCCGGCGAGAAGTGCGGCTTCGGACACACGGCGATGATCCAGTTCGGGCGCGAGTACTGTACCGCGCGGAAGCCGGCGTGTCTGGACGACCCCGACGCGTGTCCGCTGGCGGGGCTCTGTGACCAGGTGGGTGTCTATCCGACCGCCGGCGAGGTCGTCGACCCGAGCGAGACAGACTAG
- the proS gene encoding proline--tRNA ligase: protein MSGEQELGITESKEHSPGEWYAEVVQKAGLADYAPMGGFIVTRPRGYAIWERLKGHLDGWFKDTGVTNAYFPLFIPESYLEREKDIVEGFDPEVAWVTHGGHEELEERLAVRPTSESIIAPFMAKWTRSHRDLPLRLNQWCSVVRWEATETKPFFRTKEFLWQEGHTAHADEAGAWDETMTRLDQYRRLYEDVLAMPVLEGRKPAHDKFPGAHTTTTVEALMPDGKTVQGATSHYLGTSFAEAFDLTYVDEDEAQKTAHTTSWGLSWRAMGALIMTHSDDQGLVLPPALAETQVVVVPIWQEDTKDEILEYSADLAAELEAAGVRVELDDREHRNPGFKYNEHELNGVPLRVEVGPHEVEDGEATLVHRPDGETATVDREGIADAVAEHLDTVHAKLYASAEETLEGEIREAASREEILGTIGQHGGYVKAGWCGDEECEDPIKEAIAAEIVMVPLDRDEEPIHEACAICGETAEETAYFAKSY, encoded by the coding sequence ATGAGTGGCGAGCAGGAACTCGGCATCACGGAGAGCAAGGAGCATTCACCCGGCGAGTGGTACGCCGAGGTCGTCCAGAAGGCCGGCCTGGCGGACTACGCCCCCATGGGCGGGTTCATCGTCACGCGGCCACGCGGGTACGCCATCTGGGAGCGACTCAAGGGCCACCTCGACGGCTGGTTCAAGGACACCGGAGTCACGAACGCCTACTTCCCGCTTTTCATCCCGGAGTCGTACCTCGAACGGGAGAAAGACATCGTCGAGGGGTTCGATCCCGAGGTGGCGTGGGTCACCCACGGCGGCCACGAGGAACTCGAGGAGCGACTGGCGGTCCGGCCGACCAGCGAGTCCATCATCGCGCCGTTCATGGCCAAGTGGACCCGCTCGCACCGTGACCTGCCGCTTCGCCTGAACCAGTGGTGTTCGGTCGTCCGGTGGGAGGCCACCGAGACCAAGCCGTTCTTCCGCACCAAGGAGTTCCTCTGGCAGGAGGGCCACACCGCCCACGCTGACGAGGCGGGCGCGTGGGACGAGACGATGACCCGTCTCGACCAGTACCGCCGCCTCTACGAGGACGTGCTGGCGATGCCGGTGCTCGAGGGACGCAAGCCGGCCCACGACAAGTTCCCCGGCGCCCACACCACGACCACCGTCGAGGCGCTGATGCCCGACGGCAAGACCGTCCAGGGAGCGACCTCACACTACCTGGGGACCTCCTTCGCCGAGGCCTTCGACCTCACCTACGTCGACGAGGACGAAGCCCAAAAGACGGCTCACACCACGTCGTGGGGCCTCTCCTGGCGGGCGATGGGCGCGCTCATCATGACACACTCCGACGACCAGGGCCTCGTGCTCCCGCCCGCGCTCGCCGAGACCCAGGTCGTCGTCGTCCCCATCTGGCAGGAGGACACCAAAGACGAGATACTCGAGTACTCGGCGGACCTGGCCGCGGAACTCGAGGCGGCCGGCGTCCGGGTCGAACTCGACGACCGCGAACACCGCAACCCCGGCTTCAAGTACAACGAACACGAGCTCAACGGCGTCCCCCTGCGCGTCGAGGTCGGGCCCCACGAGGTCGAGGACGGGGAAGCGACGCTGGTCCACCGCCCCGACGGCGAGACCGCGACGGTCGACCGCGAGGGCATCGCCGACGCCGTCGCCGAGCACCTCGATACCGTCCACGCCAAGCTGTACGCCAGCGCCGAAGAGACGCTGGAAGGCGAGATCCGGGAGGCCGCGTCCCGCGAAGAGATTCTGGGCACCATCGGCCAGCACGGCGGCTACGTGAAAGCCGGCTGGTGTGGCGACGAGGAGTGCGAGGATCCGATCAAGGAGGCCATCGCTGCCGAGATCGTGATGGTCCCGCTGGACCGCGACGAGGAGCCCATCCACGAGGCGTGTGCCATCTGTGGCGAGACCGCCGAAGAGACGGCGTACTTCGCGAAGAGCTACTGA
- a CDS encoding winged helix-turn-helix transcriptional regulator → MSETRDRIDRHIEANPGVHFRELTRALDLATGQVQYHLKRLESVTEQRCNGRTHYYPAGYGPWERRTLAYLRRETARDVVVLLLAAGQASPAAVTEELGVARSTLEHHLEGLVSAGVVAKRRAGNRVTLSLRRPAATAGLLRTVEPSFAGRLTDRFERLLDQLLEGT, encoded by the coding sequence ATGAGCGAGACGCGCGACCGCATCGACCGGCACATCGAGGCCAACCCGGGCGTCCACTTCCGGGAGCTGACCCGCGCGCTTGACCTCGCGACGGGACAGGTCCAGTACCACCTCAAGCGCCTCGAGTCGGTCACCGAACAGCGCTGCAACGGCCGCACCCACTACTACCCGGCGGGATACGGACCGTGGGAGCGGCGGACGCTGGCGTATCTCAGACGGGAGACGGCACGGGACGTCGTCGTACTGTTGCTGGCGGCGGGCCAGGCGTCGCCGGCGGCGGTCACCGAGGAACTGGGCGTCGCCCGGAGCACGCTCGAACACCACCTCGAGGGCCTCGTCTCGGCCGGCGTCGTCGCGAAGCGCCGGGCGGGCAACCGGGTCACCCTGTCGCTCCGTCGGCCCGCGGCGACGGCCGGCCTGCTCCGGACCGTCGAACCCTCGTTCGCCGGACGCCTCACCGACCGCTTCGAGCGCCTGCTCGACCAGCTCCTCGAGGGGACGTGA
- a CDS encoding iron transporter, protein MNRRQFLAGAGAAGASLVAGCGSLRSQSARAPPLVEARPDATYRPTHREGMDMVGMSEAGDYMVGLTYSFPHRFWTVTGTDAERVDIREEDSLHLMASVWDPESGTVLPVSAGVSISVERDGETVADKQPWPMVSQNMGFHYGDNYALDGEGVYQLTVRVEGMTERRLDAFEGRFGEAGEATVEFDFADAALEGLAYEEFPETQGERAALDLMEMEMIPTSQVPAPGSLPGTVLGTASGSDAEYVALWMRDAPFLGDGESYLAVSVRTPYNRVPLPMMSLDGAVEADGETVFEDALRAALHPGVGYHYGAVVPTAAAEPSVTVDVVAPPQVSRHEGYETAFLGTPSLSF, encoded by the coding sequence ATGAACAGACGACAGTTCCTCGCCGGTGCCGGCGCCGCCGGGGCGTCGCTGGTGGCGGGGTGTGGGTCACTGCGCTCGCAGTCGGCGCGCGCGCCGCCGCTGGTCGAAGCCCGTCCCGACGCCACCTACCGCCCCACCCACAGGGAAGGGATGGACATGGTCGGGATGAGCGAGGCCGGCGACTACATGGTCGGGTTGACCTACTCGTTTCCCCACCGGTTCTGGACGGTGACCGGGACGGACGCCGAGCGCGTCGACATCCGCGAGGAAGACAGCCTCCACCTGATGGCGAGCGTCTGGGACCCCGAGAGCGGGACCGTCCTGCCCGTCTCCGCGGGCGTCTCGATCTCGGTCGAACGCGACGGCGAGACGGTCGCCGACAAGCAGCCCTGGCCGATGGTCTCCCAGAACATGGGCTTTCACTACGGCGACAACTACGCCCTCGACGGCGAGGGGGTCTACCAGCTCACCGTGCGCGTCGAGGGGATGACCGAACGCCGCCTCGACGCCTTCGAGGGTCGTTTCGGCGAGGCCGGCGAGGCCACCGTGGAGTTCGACTTCGCCGACGCCGCGCTCGAGGGGCTCGCCTACGAGGAGTTCCCCGAGACGCAGGGCGAGCGGGCCGCCCTCGACCTGATGGAGATGGAGATGATACCGACCTCGCAGGTCCCCGCCCCCGGGTCGCTACCCGGGACGGTGCTCGGGACCGCCAGTGGGAGCGACGCGGAGTACGTGGCCCTCTGGATGCGTGACGCGCCGTTCCTCGGCGACGGCGAGTCCTACCTCGCCGTATCGGTCCGCACCCCGTACAACCGGGTGCCGCTCCCGATGATGTCGCTCGACGGTGCCGTCGAGGCCGACGGCGAGACGGTCTTCGAGGACGCCCTGCGGGCGGCGCTCCACCCGGGCGTCGGCTACCACTACGGCGCTGTGGTGCCGACGGCGGCGGCCGAACCCTCGGTGACCGTCGACGTGGTGGCCCCGCCGCAGGTCTCGAGACACGAGGGATACGAGACGGCCTTCCTCGGGACGCCGTCACTCTCCTTCTAG
- a CDS encoding DUF7471 family protein translates to MVWPLPLDVQAGGLQTDVVFVLAVSAVATGVLCALGVAAYHRRRSRAYLLVALALAALVARPLVGALSATSLVSPETHHLLEHAIDAVVVVLVLGAVYYARTVERRLEGDA, encoded by the coding sequence ATGGTTTGGCCCCTCCCCCTGGACGTCCAGGCCGGCGGCCTGCAGACGGACGTCGTCTTCGTCCTCGCGGTGTCGGCCGTGGCGACTGGGGTGCTGTGTGCGCTCGGCGTGGCGGCCTATCACCGTCGCCGTTCGCGAGCGTACCTGCTCGTCGCCCTCGCCCTCGCGGCCCTCGTGGCCCGACCGCTCGTCGGCGCCCTCTCGGCGACGTCGCTGGTCTCGCCGGAGACACACCACCTGCTCGAACACGCTATCGACGCCGTCGTCGTGGTGCTGGTCCTCGGTGCCGTCTACTACGCCCGCACCGTCGAGCGGCGACTGGAGGGAGACGCATGA
- a CDS encoding bacterio-opsin activator domain-containing protein, translating to MATLAEFTIEQGAFPFDSVFESFPDATIEIERLIPTGDAVLPYVWIRSPHGDETLEILSKSPALSNVGVIDQVSERTLFRCEYVTSYDGVLSAIVETGVNLLATNGTVQGWTIQVRGIESGAIAKFDGACRDSR from the coding sequence ATGGCGACGCTCGCGGAGTTCACCATCGAGCAAGGTGCGTTCCCGTTCGACAGCGTCTTCGAGTCGTTTCCTGACGCGACCATCGAGATCGAGCGGCTGATTCCGACCGGGGACGCCGTCCTCCCCTACGTCTGGATCAGGAGTCCCCACGGAGACGAGACCCTCGAGATACTCTCAAAGTCGCCCGCCCTGTCGAACGTGGGCGTCATCGACCAGGTCAGCGAACGGACGCTCTTCCGGTGCGAGTACGTCACCTCCTACGACGGGGTTCTGAGTGCAATAGTCGAGACCGGCGTCAATCTGCTGGCGACCAACGGGACCGTCCAGGGATGGACGATTCAGGTCCGCGGCATCGAATCCGGGGCCATCGCCAAGTTCGACGGGGCGTGCAGAGACTCACGCTGA
- a CDS encoding beta-CASP ribonuclease aCPSF1, translating into MSTVDKQLEGVKATIDDVVPRRISVSDVTYEGPELVIYTRDPAEFAADTELVRQLASKLRKRITVRPDPSALTRPEDAESVIRDVVPDDAGVTDIEFDRETGEVRIEARNPGAVIGRGGETRREITAAVGWTPEVVRSAPIESSTVDNVRSFLGEEREERRTILERVGRQIHREPMSDDEWVRITSLGCCREVGRAAFVISTPNTRILVDCGEKPGADGETPYLDVPEALGSGASTIDAVVLTHAHLDHAALVPLLYERGYDGPIYCTEPTRDLLGLLTLDYIDSANADGRTPPYDSKMVREAIKHTITLEYGDVTDIAPDVKLTLHNAGHVLGSSVVHFHVGEGLYNVAFSGDVHYSDTRLLDGAVNQFPRVETLVLESTYGGRNDYQTDQNDSERKLKQVVRDTADRGGTVLVPTEAVGRAQEVMLVLAEAMREGEIPDLPVYLDGMVWEATAVHTTYPEFLRDDLADRIFDAEANPFLSDQFHAFDGDDAERQAIAGGDPAIVLAPSGMLTRGPVRSWLEHVGPDPDSALTFLDYQAKGTPGRRIQNGQRAAPARNGSRETVDLSLRVETLDGFSGHADRQGLENFVNTMSPRPEKVLCVHGDESATQDLSSGLYHEHNLRTFAPENLETFRFR; encoded by the coding sequence ATGAGTACGGTAGACAAGCAGCTCGAAGGCGTGAAGGCAACGATAGACGACGTCGTCCCGCGACGGATCTCCGTCTCGGATGTGACCTACGAGGGACCGGAGCTGGTCATCTACACGCGAGACCCGGCGGAGTTCGCGGCCGACACCGAACTCGTCCGGCAGCTCGCCTCCAAGCTCCGCAAGCGGATCACGGTCCGTCCGGACCCGAGCGCCCTCACGCGTCCCGAGGACGCGGAGAGCGTCATCCGGGACGTCGTCCCCGACGACGCCGGCGTGACCGACATCGAGTTCGATCGCGAGACCGGCGAGGTCCGCATCGAGGCCCGGAATCCGGGCGCCGTCATCGGCCGCGGCGGCGAGACGCGCCGCGAGATCACCGCGGCAGTGGGCTGGACACCCGAGGTCGTCCGCAGCGCCCCCATCGAGTCCTCGACGGTCGACAACGTCCGCAGCTTCCTCGGCGAGGAGCGCGAGGAGCGCCGGACCATCCTCGAGCGCGTCGGGCGACAGATCCACCGCGAACCGATGTCCGACGACGAGTGGGTCCGCATCACCTCGCTCGGGTGCTGTCGCGAGGTGGGGCGTGCCGCGTTCGTCATCTCGACGCCCAACACGCGAATCCTGGTCGACTGCGGCGAGAAACCCGGGGCCGACGGCGAGACGCCGTATCTCGACGTGCCCGAGGCGCTCGGGTCCGGGGCGTCGACCATCGACGCCGTCGTCCTGACACACGCCCACCTCGACCACGCCGCGCTGGTCCCGCTGCTGTACGAACGGGGCTACGACGGCCCCATCTACTGTACCGAACCCACCCGCGACCTGCTGGGTCTGCTGACGCTCGACTACATCGACAGCGCGAACGCCGACGGCCGGACGCCGCCCTACGACTCCAAGATGGTCCGCGAGGCCATCAAGCACACCATCACGCTGGAGTACGGCGACGTCACCGACATCGCGCCGGACGTCAAGCTCACCCTGCACAACGCCGGCCACGTCCTGGGCAGTTCCGTCGTCCACTTCCACGTCGGCGAGGGCCTGTACAACGTCGCCTTCTCCGGGGACGTCCACTACAGCGACACCCGCCTGCTCGACGGGGCAGTCAACCAGTTCCCCCGCGTCGAGACGCTGGTCCTCGAGTCGACCTACGGCGGCCGCAACGACTACCAGACCGACCAGAACGACTCCGAGCGGAAGCTCAAACAGGTCGTCCGCGACACCGCCGACCGCGGCGGGACGGTCCTGGTGCCGACGGAGGCCGTCGGCCGGGCCCAGGAGGTCATGCTGGTCCTCGCCGAGGCCATGCGCGAGGGGGAGATTCCCGACCTGCCCGTCTACCTCGACGGGATGGTCTGGGAGGCGACGGCCGTCCACACGACCTACCCCGAGTTCCTCCGCGACGACCTGGCGGACCGCATCTTCGACGCCGAGGCGAACCCCTTCCTCTCCGACCAGTTCCACGCCTTCGACGGCGACGACGCGGAACGGCAGGCAATCGCCGGGGGCGACCCGGCCATCGTCCTCGCCCCGTCCGGGATGCTCACCCGGGGCCCGGTCCGCTCGTGGCTCGAACACGTCGGCCCCGACCCCGACTCGGCGCTCACCTTCCTCGACTACCAGGCGAAGGGGACGCCGGGCCGGCGCATCCAGAACGGGCAGCGAGCGGCCCCGGCGCGCAACGGCAGCCGGGAGACGGTCGACCTGTCGCTGCGCGTCGAGACCCTCGACGGCTTCTCGGGCCACGCCGACCGGCAGGGCCTCGAGAACTTCGTCAACACGATGAGTCCGCGCCCGGAGAAGGTCCTCTGTGTCCACGGCGACGAGTCCGCGACGCAGGACCTCTCCTCGGGGCTGTACCACGAGCACAACCTGCGGACCTTCGCCCCGGAGAACCTAGAGACGTTCCGCTTCCGGTGA
- a CDS encoding DUF371 domain-containing protein, with protein sequence MHIEETVHAAGHEHVTAEHASTLELTSDDFLTPAGDCILGIEAHQVPSEFDADFVAACRDADATITATLQAAGHTATVTGSGHPDLTFESDRSHVLRTSDYVDERTVMVGADAAAADIDRDLVAAVADGADLTMTLRVAGD encoded by the coding sequence ATGCACATCGAGGAGACCGTCCACGCGGCGGGCCACGAACACGTCACCGCCGAGCACGCCAGTACCCTGGAACTGACGAGCGACGACTTCCTGACGCCCGCCGGGGACTGCATCCTCGGCATCGAGGCCCACCAGGTCCCGAGCGAGTTCGACGCCGACTTCGTCGCGGCCTGCCGGGACGCCGACGCGACAATCACCGCCACCCTCCAGGCGGCCGGCCACACCGCGACGGTCACCGGGTCCGGCCACCCGGACCTGACCTTCGAGAGCGACCGCAGCCACGTTCTGCGGACGAGCGACTACGTCGACGAGCGGACGGTGATGGTCGGGGCCGACGCCGCCGCCGCCGACATCGACCGCGACCTCGTAGCCGCGGTGGCCGACGGCGCTGACCTGACGATGACTCTGCGCGTCGCCGGCGACTGA
- a CDS encoding DUF7405 family protein, which produces MTGRGISRREFAKSAVAIGGAAALAACLDRGAGSIPAGTDDPSRLPERQHAWDAALATDDAGNPRMARHHVLLLLEYAGEGTPTDTERAQVEDALTSLERAYEWSNEGLLFTLAYGPTYFERFETGTPAGIDLPAPEALAPFEDPDPDTPDALLHLASDDERAVLAAEEALKGETDTANGHEMAAAFDGVFETADRRTGFVGAGLPAANQDVDGIPDSEPVSEDAPLFMGFKSGFKGNQATEDRVTIDDGPFAGGSTEHLSVIRLQLQQWYEQDSRDQRVSKMFCPAHAAEDRVEGVGENLGTDSGVGECPEDVVESSRREGVVGHAQKAAQARDDEDSPRILRRDFDSTDGGEAGLHFLSLQGSIADFVETRQAMNGTDVSENSAVGQRVNNGILQYMRVERRGNYLLPPRSLRALPPADPSQ; this is translated from the coding sequence ATGACCGGACGCGGAATCTCCCGTCGCGAGTTCGCCAAGAGTGCCGTCGCCATCGGCGGGGCCGCCGCGCTCGCCGCCTGTCTGGACCGCGGCGCCGGATCGATACCGGCGGGGACCGACGACCCGTCGAGGCTGCCCGAGCGCCAGCACGCCTGGGACGCCGCCCTGGCCACCGACGACGCGGGCAACCCCCGGATGGCGCGCCACCACGTGCTGTTGCTGCTCGAGTACGCTGGCGAGGGGACGCCCACCGACACGGAGCGGGCGCAGGTCGAGGACGCGCTGACGTCGCTCGAACGCGCCTACGAGTGGAGCAACGAGGGCCTGCTCTTTACGCTGGCATACGGCCCGACGTACTTCGAGCGGTTCGAGACGGGGACGCCCGCGGGCATAGACCTGCCGGCCCCCGAGGCGCTGGCACCCTTCGAGGACCCCGACCCGGACACGCCCGACGCACTGCTCCACCTCGCGAGCGACGACGAGCGGGCCGTGCTCGCGGCCGAGGAGGCGCTGAAAGGCGAGACCGACACCGCGAACGGCCACGAGATGGCGGCGGCGTTCGACGGCGTCTTCGAGACGGCCGACCGCCGGACCGGGTTCGTCGGGGCCGGCCTCCCCGCCGCAAACCAGGACGTCGACGGCATCCCGGACTCCGAACCCGTCTCCGAGGACGCCCCCCTGTTCATGGGTTTCAAATCGGGGTTCAAGGGCAACCAGGCCACCGAGGACCGGGTGACCATCGACGACGGCCCCTTCGCCGGTGGGTCCACCGAGCACCTCTCCGTTATCCGCCTGCAGCTCCAGCAGTGGTACGAACAGGACTCCAGGGACCAGCGCGTCTCGAAGATGTTCTGCCCGGCCCACGCGGCCGAGGACCGGGTGGAGGGGGTCGGCGAGAACCTCGGGACCGACAGCGGGGTCGGCGAGTGCCCCGAGGACGTCGTCGAGAGCAGTCGCCGCGAGGGCGTCGTCGGTCACGCCCAGAAGGCCGCCCAGGCACGCGACGACGAGGACAGCCCGCGCATCCTCCGCCGGGACTTCGACTCGACGGACGGCGGCGAGGCGGGCCTGCACTTCCTCTCCTTGCAGGGCTCCATCGCCGACTTCGTCGAGACCAGGCAGGCGATGAACGGCACCGACGTCTCGGAGAACTCGGCAGTCGGGCAGCGCGTCAACAACGGCATCCTCCAGTACATGCGCGTCGAGCGGCGGGGCAACTACCTGCTGCCGCCCCGGTCGCTGCGGGCCCTGCCGCCGGCCGACCCGTCGCAGTAA
- a CDS encoding HalOD1 output domain-containing protein, whose protein sequence is MDELSDRETGLEAIAEGGMFSFATLTTDEATGTTTAEFDPADGVPSMAVTALVADRKGVDPCDLPVVYDVIDPDALDMLFGDHRAGLANASVSFRYEGFDVRIDHGTISITGRA, encoded by the coding sequence ATGGACGAGTTATCTGACAGGGAGACTGGTCTGGAGGCGATAGCGGAGGGTGGGATGTTCTCCTTCGCGACGCTCACGACGGACGAAGCCACGGGCACGACCACCGCGGAGTTCGACCCGGCCGACGGCGTCCCGAGCATGGCGGTCACCGCGCTCGTCGCCGACCGGAAGGGTGTGGACCCGTGCGACCTGCCGGTGGTCTACGACGTCATCGACCCCGACGCCCTGGATATGCTCTTTGGCGACCACCGCGCCGGCCTGGCGAACGCCTCCGTCTCCTTCCGGTACGAGGGATTCGACGTCCGCATCGACCACGGCACCATCTCCATCACCGGGCGCGCCTGA